A section of the Bradyrhizobium oligotrophicum S58 genome encodes:
- a CDS encoding porin, which produces MKTVKSLVLGSAAALLAMSGAQAADLPIKAKAVEYVKVCSLYGAGFYYIPGTDTCIKLGGYLRVEAGLGTNSLYNYATGAPAGAHNRLSNYYTARAREDLNIDTRTATEYGVVRTFFDATFSWTTGGYTGTGSATGGTAYSTAIGLNAAGTATAGAASVNPTDGGVAGGSLGVYYAFIQFAGFTMGKAVSQFDAPWQNYPGNNYDGLWGGGGTVTGVNQFSYTADFGQGITATVSAEDATQYYQAGNLNLSGGSAAGMIGGAYGTNNIGGTRSPNLVGMLRVDQAWGLFQLSVAAHDNHVGYYGASETSGAPADKWGWAVQAALSIKNIPTGPGDTINIQGVYTDGATRYNAQSLAPVSYQIYGGSNVAGAYGSLAFANAPDTVFVTGGAQESVKTWGFRGAYTHNWNAAWNTAIYGSYAQVKYGTVGTAAICANATALLGLVGTCNPNFDISTIGLITRWTPVKNLTFSADFAYSMLDQKYSGTVAAPASAGNAKPAGIYELKDQNSMTLLIRAQRNW; this is translated from the coding sequence ATGAAGACGGTTAAGAGCCTTGTCCTCGGCTCGGCGGCGGCTCTGCTCGCTATGTCCGGGGCTCAGGCGGCCGACCTTCCGATCAAGGCCAAAGCGGTCGAGTATGTGAAGGTTTGCTCCCTGTATGGTGCGGGTTTCTACTACATCCCCGGCACCGACACCTGCATCAAGCTCGGCGGCTATCTGCGCGTCGAGGCCGGACTGGGCACCAACAGCCTGTACAACTATGCGACCGGCGCTCCGGCCGGCGCGCACAACCGCCTGAGCAACTACTACACCGCTCGCGCTCGTGAAGACCTGAACATCGACACGCGCACCGCGACCGAATACGGCGTCGTCCGCACCTTCTTCGATGCGACGTTCTCCTGGACCACGGGCGGCTACACCGGCACCGGCTCGGCGACGGGCGGCACTGCCTACAGCACCGCCATCGGCCTCAACGCCGCGGGCACGGCGACTGCCGGTGCGGCCAGCGTCAACCCGACGGACGGCGGCGTCGCCGGCGGTTCGCTCGGCGTGTACTACGCCTTCATCCAGTTCGCTGGCTTCACCATGGGTAAGGCCGTGTCGCAGTTCGACGCGCCCTGGCAGAACTATCCGGGCAACAACTACGACGGTCTGTGGGGCGGCGGCGGCACCGTTACCGGTGTGAACCAGTTCTCCTACACCGCCGATTTCGGCCAGGGCATCACTGCCACGGTTTCGGCTGAAGATGCGACCCAGTACTATCAGGCTGGCAATCTCAACCTGTCGGGTGGATCCGCAGCCGGCATGATCGGTGGCGCATACGGCACCAACAACATCGGTGGCACGCGCTCTCCGAACCTCGTTGGTATGCTGCGTGTTGACCAGGCCTGGGGCCTGTTCCAGTTGTCCGTCGCGGCGCATGACAATCACGTTGGCTACTACGGTGCCAGCGAGACCAGCGGCGCTCCGGCTGACAAGTGGGGTTGGGCGGTTCAGGCGGCCTTGTCGATCAAGAACATCCCGACTGGCCCCGGTGACACGATCAACATCCAGGGCGTCTACACCGACGGTGCGACGCGCTACAACGCTCAGAGCCTGGCACCCGTCAGCTACCAGATCTACGGTGGCAGCAACGTTGCCGGCGCTTATGGCAGCCTCGCCTTCGCGAACGCTCCGGATACGGTGTTCGTGACCGGCGGTGCGCAGGAGAGCGTGAAGACCTGGGGCTTCCGTGGTGCGTACACGCACAACTGGAACGCTGCCTGGAACACGGCGATCTACGGGTCGTACGCTCAGGTCAAGTACGGCACGGTCGGCACGGCGGCGATCTGCGCCAACGCGACGGCTTTGCTGGGTCTGGTCGGAACCTGCAACCCGAACTTCGACATCTCGACGATCGGCTTGATCACCCGCTGGACTCCGGTCAAGAACCTCACGTTCTCGGCCGACTTCGCCTACAGCATGCTCGACCAGAAGTATTCTGGAACGGTTGCTGCTCCGGCGAGCGCTGGCAATGCCAAGCCGGCCGGCATCTACGAGCTCAAGGATCAGAACAGCATGACCCTGCTGATCCGCGCTCAGCGCAACTGGTAA